CTGACGTTGTGGCTGTATACTGCAATCTCAAAAACTATGGCCTCAATTCAAACATGCAGATGACCATGTTCAGGTATTTCGACCACGATACCAATGAGTGGATCGACAAAGCCATCCTCATCGTTGACGGAAAGCTTATTGATCCCAATGGTGTTGTTATCGTCAAGAAAGGCGCTTAAGAAGCTGGTATTTAAGAAGGCGGGAAAGAAAATAATCTTCCCGCCTTTAATAATACTGTTTGGTTTATGTTAAATATTCAAACAACAGGAGGTATTAACCCATGTATCCTTTCAATCATAAAATGGGCCAAAAGATTCAAACGGATGCCCCCGGCGTTTCTTTTGACCGGTCATTTCTAGCCCATTTCCAGGTGTCTGCTGCAAAAGCTGTGGCCGCAAGTAACACCGGTGTTCATGCTGCAATCTCGTTAACTGCTGAAGCTCAAGAAGTAAAAACCGGAATAACAAATCCAGCTGTACCGAGAAACATTATTATCAAAGGCAACGCTGCCGGCATTGTTGGGAACGTTACAATACATGGAACAAATTACGCTGGTGAAGTTATCTCTGAAGTTATTGCGCTGAACGGTTTAAATGCCGTTGAGGGCGCCAAAGCGTTTAAGACAGTTACACAGATTGACCTACCGGTCGAGACTCACGCGGGTACCGATACCGTAAGCGTTGGATGGGGTGATAAGCTGGGCCTGCCGTATAAGTTGGCTCACAATACTGTGATACCGGGAATGACATTTTTGAATAACACCCGGGAGGGTACTGAGCCCAGTGTAACGGTCAGCGTTGCAGCTATTGAGAGCAATACTATTGACCTAAACAGTGCCCTGAATGGTAACCAGGTAGATACTTATCTGGTTGTGTAGGTGATAGTAATGACAGACACTGAACTTCTTGGAAAGGTCAAGGAAGGGCTCGGCCTTTCCGGTGATCATATTAATCAGACCATTTTGCCTAAGGTGATTGCCGCAAAGCAGTATATGCTGAACGCTGGGGTAACAGCTGAACAGATAGAGACTGAGCTCGGTATTGCCACATTGACAGTTGGAGTTAATGACCTTTGGAACCTGACACCGGGAGAAGTAAAATTCAGTTCCGCTTTTAATATTTTATTAACTCAACTCGCGGTGGTGAGTTTACGGAATGAGTAGACGATTAACAAGGCTGCCTCATGGTATAACCATACAGCAGCCGGTTGAAACAATTGATCAATATAAAACTCCGGTCACTGAGTGGCAGGACTTTGCATCTGTTTTAGCGTCAGTTGAACCAATCAATGGCCGGGAATTTGTTTTATTAAAGAATACTACCTCTGAGCTTACGGTTAGGATTAGGATTTATTATTATCCTGGTATTACTACCGCAATGAGAGTGCTCTATGAAAATAGGGTATTTAATATTCAGTCAGTAATTGACTATAAAGAACTTCACCAAGAAATGCACTTGATGTGCTCCGAGGTGTTTAACAGTGAGTAACGATATGGACCTTTCTGTATGGGAAAAACGGCTTTTAAGAGTTGTTAGGGACACTGCGCCCAAGGAACACCGTAAAATAGTTAGAAAGGCCGGTAACTTGCTCCGGAAGAATGTAAGAAGGGAAACTGCAAAAGTAAATGGTGAACTCCGAAGGTCTTACAGAACTAAAACCAAGGAAGACACTGCAACCGTTTATACAGATAAGTTTTACGCAAAAATGGTTGAAGAGGGCCATGCAATAGTTCTAAGAAGAAATGGCGAAAAAGAAAAAGTCGGTTTTGTCCCCGGGAAATTCTATTTTAAAAAAGGACTTGATAAAACCGAAAAGGAGCTGCCGCAGTTATTAAAAGAGTTATTACATACTATTGGGAAGGGGCTGGGAATGGATGTTAGCGGCTAGTTTAGATGCGATAAGGGCACTTCTAAAAGCTAAATTTCCGAATATCACCCGGCTCTATGTAAACAGCGTTCCAGCTGGGTTTATTAGGCCCAGTTTTTTTATTGACCTGGTTACAGCAAGTAATGATGAACTATGCAAAGCCATGTACCAGTCCCGGCACACCTGGCAGATAGTCTATTTC
Above is a genomic segment from Dehalobacter sp. containing:
- a CDS encoding phage gp6-like head-tail connector protein, producing MTDTELLGKVKEGLGLSGDHINQTILPKVIAAKQYMLNAGVTAEQIETELGIATLTVGVNDLWNLTPGEVKFSSAFNILLTQLAVVSLRNE
- a CDS encoding phage head closure protein, whose amino-acid sequence is MSRRLTRLPHGITIQQPVETIDQYKTPVTEWQDFASVLASVEPINGREFVLLKNTTSELTVRIRIYYYPGITTAMRVLYENRVFNIQSVIDYKELHQEMHLMCSEVFNSE
- a CDS encoding HK97 gp10 family phage protein produces the protein MSNDMDLSVWEKRLLRVVRDTAPKEHRKIVRKAGNLLRKNVRRETAKVNGELRRSYRTKTKEDTATVYTDKFYAKMVEEGHAIVLRRNGEKEKVGFVPGKFYFKKGLDKTEKELPQLLKELLHTIGKGLGMDVSG